A window of the Polypterus senegalus isolate Bchr_013 chromosome 4, ASM1683550v1, whole genome shotgun sequence genome harbors these coding sequences:
- the LOC120528306 gene encoding zona pellucida sperm-binding protein 4-like — protein sequence GPFDLELVIATDSSYGSYYVDADYPVTKTLRDPVAVEVHIMNRTDPNLVLTLGDCWVTPGPSASSQPQWSILVNGCPYTGDNYLTSLVTVDSTSGVAYPSHYKRFVFEMFAFVDPVAQQASAEQIFIYCVAAACYPSATDPCTQSCPVRRSGRAADKVTQIASSRKNVLVHSGPVVFEADSMQTSSLEQKASLPTGYLVLGAAAAILMLILVLAIVALRRLNKQKESEILNKCYS from the exons gggccatttgacctggaattggtcattgcaacag ATTCCTCCTATGGCTCCTACTATGTGGATGCGGACTACCCAGTGACCAAAACTCTGAGGGATCCTGTGGCTGTGGAAGTGCACATCATGAACAGGACTGACCCTAACCTTGTGCTGACTCTAGGGGACTGCTGGGTCACCCCAGGACCTTCTGCTTCCAGCCAGCCCCAGTGGAGCATTCTGGTGAATGG GTGTCCATACACAGGGGACAACTATTTGACTAGCTTGGTGACAGtggacagcacatctggagtagcctacccaagtcattacaagagatttgtgtttgagatgtttgcttttgtggACCCTGTAGCTCAGCAAGCCTCGGCTGAACAG atcttcatctactgtgttgCTGCTGCCTGCTATCCCTCTGCCACAGACCCCTGTACTCAGAGCTGCCCTGTAAGAA gATCTGGCAGAGCTGCAGACAAAGTGACACAAATTGCTTCATCCAGGAAGAATGTGCTCGTTCACAGTGGTCCTGTGGTTTTTGAGGCTGACAGTATGCAAACCTCCAGTCTGGAGCAGAAAG CCTCTCTTCCCACTGGATACCTGGTGCTGGGAGCTGCAGCTGCCATATTGATGCTGATCCTGGTTTTAGCTATAGTTGCTTTGAGAAGGTTGAACAAGCAGAAAGaatctgaaattttaaataaatgctatTCATGA
- the LOC120528932 gene encoding zona pellucida sperm-binding protein 4-like, translating into MVTEAVICRLSPEDEWWTGKGDNLPGVVLHVISSRTTLSVTFSSPYGYASEKDLGCIQLVDSSSPSCSPVTSLSSFVMYQFPVGACGSTVQMAGGNVTCQNTMSAAITVRSGPEGSITRDSVYKLFFQCTYSGSQDVQVEAEVYTVAPTLPVVEQGPFDLELVITTDSSYGSYYVDADYPVTKTLSDLVAVEVHIVSRTDPNVVLTLGDCWVTPGPSASSQPQWSLLVNGCPYTGDNYLTSLVTVDSTSGVAYLSY; encoded by the exons ATGGTCACTGAGGCTGTCATTTGCCGTTTATCTCCAGA AGACGAGTGGTGGACTGGTAAAGGTGACAATCTCCCAGGAGTCGTCCTCCATGTAATATCCAGTCGCACCACATTATCGGTGACCTTTTCTTCCCCTTACGGTTATGCATCTGAGAAG GATCTTGGGTGCATCCAGTTGGTGGACAGCAGTTCCCCCAGCTGCAGCCCTGTGACCAGCCTGTCCAGCTTTGTCATGTACCAGTTTCCAGTAGGTGCCTGTGGCAGCACAGTTCAG ATGGCAGGTGGCAACGTGACTTGCCAGAACACCATGTCTGCTGCCATCACTGTGAGGAGTGGTCCAGAGGGCTCCATCACCAGGGACAGTGTCTACAA gttattcttccagtgcacctactcaggaagccaggatgtgcaaGTGGAGGCTGAGGTGTATACTGTGGCGCCAACTCTGCCAGTAGTAGAGCAAGGGCCATTTGACCTGGAATTGGTCATTACCACAG ATTCCTCCTATGGCTCCTACTACGTGGATGCTGACTACCCTGTGACCAAAACTCTGAGCGATCTTGTGGCTGTGGAAGTGCACATCGTGAGCAGGACTGACCCTAACGTTGTTCTGACTCTTGGGGACTGCTGGGTCACCCCAGGACCTTCTGCTTCCAGCCAGCCCCAGTGGAGCCTTCTGGTGAATGG GTGCCCATACACAGGGGATAACTATTTGACAAGCTTGGTGACAGtggacagcacatctggagtGGCCTACCTAAGCTATTAG